Proteins encoded within one genomic window of Nordella sp. HKS 07:
- a CDS encoding ABC transporter ATP-binding protein, whose product MDHIVIDGISKSFGEFKALDNIDIKIAKGAIHAILGENGAGKTTLMNILYGLYQPDEGRILLDGKELRLASPADAIADGIGMIHQHFMLVNSLTVTENIVLGLSGGLSTVNFTTHESRIRELSTKIGFDIDPTAQIWTLPMGMRQRVEILKALYRKAEVLILDEPTSVLAPSEIGSFLESLRALRAANHTILLITHKLEEVMQVADRVTVMRHGKVTDEIDAKDTTPRQLARRMVGRDVIMNLKRVKTTPGKVILTARDLVATNDRGVKALDNLSFELHEGEVLGVTGVDGNGQRELSEVIAGLRPLDSGALEVSGRDITRLGVKQRKNEAGIGFVPEDRQTTGLVLDYPVATNLVLRDYDRPPASHRGILDFAYMAKNAIELVKRYDVRLRSPQQLARFLSGGNQQKVILAREIEARPRILVIMQACKGLDIGAIEFVQNTIFDLKKAGVGVLYISTELEHVMDISDRIAVMCRGVITGILAPEEATGERLGELMAGVKGEAA is encoded by the coding sequence ATGGATCACATTGTCATCGATGGGATCAGCAAGTCGTTTGGCGAGTTCAAGGCGCTCGACAACATCGATATCAAGATCGCCAAGGGCGCGATCCACGCCATTCTCGGCGAGAACGGCGCCGGCAAGACCACATTGATGAACATCCTCTACGGGCTCTACCAGCCCGATGAGGGCCGCATCCTGCTCGACGGTAAGGAACTCAGGCTGGCGTCGCCCGCCGACGCCATCGCCGACGGCATCGGCATGATCCATCAGCATTTCATGCTGGTGAATTCGCTGACCGTCACCGAGAACATCGTGCTGGGTCTGAGCGGCGGCCTCAGCACCGTCAATTTCACGACCCATGAGAGCCGCATCCGCGAATTGAGCACCAAGATCGGCTTCGACATCGATCCGACCGCGCAGATATGGACGCTCCCCATGGGCATGCGCCAGCGCGTCGAGATCCTCAAAGCCCTCTATCGCAAGGCCGAAGTCCTCATCCTCGATGAACCAACCAGTGTGCTGGCACCGAGCGAGATCGGCTCCTTCCTCGAAAGCCTCAGGGCGCTCAGGGCCGCCAATCACACCATCCTGCTCATCACCCACAAGCTCGAAGAGGTCATGCAGGTGGCCGACCGCGTGACGGTCATGCGCCACGGCAAGGTCACCGATGAGATCGATGCCAAGGACACGACGCCGCGCCAGCTCGCCCGGCGCATGGTCGGGCGCGACGTGATCATGAATCTCAAGCGTGTGAAAACCACGCCCGGCAAGGTCATCCTCACGGCCCGTGATCTTGTCGCCACCAACGACAGGGGTGTCAAGGCGCTCGACAATCTCAGCTTCGAGCTGCATGAGGGCGAAGTGCTCGGCGTGACCGGCGTCGACGGCAACGGCCAGCGCGAGCTCAGCGAAGTGATCGCCGGCCTGCGCCCTCTCGACAGCGGCGCGCTCGAGGTCTCGGGCCGCGACATCACCCGCCTCGGGGTGAAGCAGCGCAAGAACGAAGCCGGCATCGGCTTCGTGCCCGAGGACCGGCAGACGACCGGCCTCGTCCTCGACTATCCGGTGGCGACGAATCTCGTCCTACGCGACTATGATCGCCCCCCCGCCTCGCATCGCGGCATCCTCGATTTCGCTTATATGGCAAAGAACGCCATCGAGCTCGTCAAGCGCTACGACGTGCGCCTGCGCTCGCCGCAGCAGCTGGCCCGCTTTCTGTCGGGCGGCAATCAGCAGAAGGTCATCCTGGCGCGCGAGATCGAGGCCCGGCCGCGGATCCTGGTGATCATGCAGGCCTGCAAGGGTCTCGATATCGGCGCCATCGAATTCGTGCAGAACACCATCTTCGATCTCAAGAAAGCGGGCGTCGGCGTTCTCTATATTTCCACCGAGCTCGAACATGTCATGGATATATCGGACCGCATCGCGGTGATGTGCCGCGGTGTCATCACCGGCATTCTGGCGCCGGAGGAAGCGACCGGCGAGCGTCTGGGCGAACTGATGGCGGGCGTGAAAGGGGAGGCCGCCTGA
- a CDS encoding BMP family protein → MIISRRSFIALCGTAASIAVLRPASADTMKVAIVMPGNITDKSWSQSGYEGILQAKEKLGIEVAYSEKVAQADQAEAMADYARRGYKVVIGHGGEFQDAAKRVASKYPDTIFVVNNGQQGEGNIASADFNFSQFGYLMGYIAGKMSKTGKAGWIGGQKIKFSLDLNASYEKGFKDAGGTEVFTAYTNDWDDIAKGKEAALNQISQGADVIFPTMDNAVIGSLQAAKEKGVWAFGLYYDAISDWPDTVLQSAIFDIKGAMLDYLKLAQEGKLEGKNYNFDLSTPEAARIGTFHSAVPEEVKAEVLALAEKMKSGELKP, encoded by the coding sequence ATGATCATCAGCAGAAGATCGTTCATTGCCCTGTGTGGAACGGCGGCGAGCATTGCCGTCCTCAGGCCGGCCTCGGCGGACACCATGAAAGTGGCCATCGTGATGCCGGGCAACATCACGGACAAATCCTGGAGCCAGTCCGGCTATGAAGGCATTCTCCAGGCCAAGGAGAAGCTCGGCATCGAGGTCGCCTATAGCGAAAAGGTCGCGCAGGCCGATCAGGCCGAGGCGATGGCCGACTATGCCAGGCGCGGCTACAAGGTGGTGATCGGCCATGGCGGCGAATTCCAGGATGCCGCCAAGCGCGTGGCCTCCAAATATCCCGACACGATCTTCGTCGTGAATAACGGCCAGCAGGGCGAAGGCAATATCGCCTCGGCCGACTTCAACTTTTCGCAATTCGGCTATCTCATGGGCTATATTGCCGGCAAGATGTCCAAGACCGGCAAGGCCGGCTGGATCGGCGGACAGAAGATCAAATTCTCCCTCGATCTCAATGCGAGCTACGAAAAGGGCTTCAAGGATGCCGGCGGCACGGAGGTCTTCACCGCCTACACGAATGACTGGGACGACATCGCCAAGGGCAAGGAAGCCGCCCTCAACCAGATCTCCCAGGGCGCCGACGTGATCTTCCCGACCATGGACAATGCGGTGATCGGCAGCCTGCAGGCCGCCAAGGAAAAGGGCGTGTGGGCTTTCGGGCTCTATTACGATGCGATCAGCGACTGGCCGGACACCGTACTCCAGTCGGCCATCTTCGACATCAAGGGCGCCATGCTCGACTATCTCAAGCTCGCTCAGGAGGGCAAGCTCGAGGGCAAGAACTACAATTTCGACCTGTCGACGCCCGAAGCGGCCCGTATCGGCACCTTCCACTCCGCCGTTCCGGAAGAAGTCAAGGCCGAGGTGCTGGCGCTCGCCGAGAAGATGAAATCCGGCGAACTCAAGCCGTAA
- a CDS encoding LysR family transcriptional regulator, with translation MHREAKAQITLDGVDVNLLRIFCVIVESNGFSAAQARMNVSAASISSKMAALEERLGLRLCQRGRAGFDLTSEGRKVYEAATAIFKSHVSFVREVSQLREELAGRLDIGVVDSTVTNPDMRLPDLVRRFSVKYPNVHLSLQIREPSQIERSLLEGSINIGISAFYHHVPGLSYRPFIKELHELYCGRGHALFDRAPDHIEMVELRGCRYVIRSHLPSNVELAPDSVTGAATVSDMEAMAHLVLSGQFIGFMPVHYASIWTQTDRMRPILPGRFTHTSTFEVATNLEQKHDRLTLAFLQEIRAN, from the coding sequence ATGCACCGCGAGGCGAAGGCGCAGATCACCCTGGATGGCGTGGATGTCAATCTGCTCCGGATTTTCTGTGTCATCGTCGAGAGCAACGGGTTTTCGGCCGCGCAGGCGCGCATGAATGTCAGCGCCGCCTCGATCAGCAGCAAGATGGCGGCTCTTGAGGAGAGGTTGGGACTGCGCCTGTGCCAGCGTGGGCGCGCCGGTTTCGATCTGACCAGCGAAGGCCGCAAGGTCTATGAAGCGGCGACGGCGATCTTCAAATCGCATGTCTCCTTCGTGCGCGAAGTGAGCCAGTTGCGCGAGGAACTCGCCGGCCGCCTCGATATTGGTGTCGTCGATTCGACCGTGACCAATCCGGACATGCGCCTGCCGGATCTGGTGCGCCGCTTCAGCGTCAAATATCCAAATGTGCATCTCTCGCTGCAGATCAGGGAGCCGTCGCAGATCGAGCGCTCACTCCTCGAGGGCAGCATCAATATCGGCATCTCGGCCTTCTATCACCACGTGCCGGGGCTGAGCTATCGGCCCTTCATCAAGGAGCTGCATGAGCTCTATTGCGGGCGCGGTCATGCGCTTTTCGACCGGGCGCCCGACCATATCGAGATGGTGGAGCTGCGCGGCTGCCGATATGTCATCCGCAGCCATTTGCCGTCCAATGTCGAGCTCGCCCCCGACAGCGTGACGGGGGCGGCCACGGTCTCCGACATGGAGGCCATGGCGCATCTGGTTCTGTCGGGCCAGTTCATCGGCTTCATGCCGGTCCATTATGCCTCGATATGGACGCAGACCGATCGCATGCGCCCGATCCTGCCTGGGCGTTTCACCCATACATCGACTTTCGAGGTCGCGACCAATCTCGAGCAGAAACACGATCGCCTGACACTCGCCTTCCTGCAGGAGATCCGGGCGAATTAG
- the speB gene encoding agmatinase, with product MNKRTSNADFQPLDSGLVPRFAGLPTFMRLPIARPDQVDIALVGIPFDGGTTNRTGARHGPREIRNQSSLVRRVHHVTGQSPFDKMKVGDCGDAPINPLDLMATLESITAFYTEIHKARARPLTAGGDHLISLPILRAIAAKGPVGMIHFDAHSDTYDSFFGSRYNHGTPFRRAIEEGLLDPKRVIQIGIRGAISDASNYDFAREAGVRIVFIEEFAERGPKSVMEEARKLVGNAPTYVSFDIDALDPSIAPGTGTPEIGGITTREAQAMVRLLDGVDIIGADLVEVSPPLDPTGSTALAGATMMFELLCVMANSPRR from the coding sequence ATGAACAAACGAACAAGCAATGCGGATTTCCAGCCGCTCGATTCGGGACTCGTGCCGCGTTTCGCGGGTCTCCCGACCTTCATGCGCCTGCCGATCGCTCGGCCCGACCAAGTCGATATCGCGCTGGTCGGCATTCCCTTCGATGGCGGCACCACCAACCGCACCGGCGCCCGCCACGGCCCACGCGAGATCCGCAACCAGTCGAGCCTGGTGCGCCGCGTCCATCATGTCACCGGCCAGTCGCCCTTCGACAAAATGAAGGTCGGCGATTGCGGCGACGCGCCGATCAACCCGCTCGATCTCATGGCGACGCTTGAAAGTATCACGGCCTTCTACACCGAGATCCACAAGGCACGCGCGCGGCCGTTGACGGCGGGCGGCGACCACCTGATCAGCCTGCCGATCCTGCGTGCCATCGCCGCCAAGGGGCCGGTCGGCATGATCCATTTCGACGCCCATTCCGACACCTATGACAGCTTCTTCGGCAGCCGCTACAATCACGGCACGCCGTTCCGCCGCGCCATCGAGGAGGGCCTGCTCGATCCCAAGCGCGTGATCCAGATCGGCATACGCGGCGCCATCTCGGACGCCTCCAATTACGATTTCGCCCGCGAGGCGGGAGTACGCATCGTCTTCATCGAGGAATTCGCCGAGCGGGGACCGAAATCGGTAATGGAAGAAGCGCGCAAGCTCGTCGGGAATGCGCCGACCTACGTGTCCTTCGACATCGACGCGCTCGATCCCTCGATTGCGCCCGGTACCGGAACGCCTGAGATCGGCGGCATCACCACGCGCGAGGCGCAGGCCATGGTGCGCCTGCTCGACGGCGTCGACATCATCGGCGCCGACCTCGTCGAGGTCTCGCCGCCGCTCGATCCGACCGGCTCGACCGCGCTCGCCGGCGCCACCATGATGTTCGAGCTTCTCTGCGTGATGGCGAACAGCCCACGGCGTTGA
- a CDS encoding SDR family NAD(P)-dependent oxidoreductase has product MGVLSGKHAVVTGGASGIGRAIAIAFAKEGCHVTIADYASDANIAVAVKAAGGTTTGRRVNVADEPDVTQLFDAVRESGGVDIVVNSAGILVEKPLLETSVADFDRQIGVNLKGVFLVGREALRLMVAQDRGGRVINIASELAYLGRENCSLYCASKGGVLSMTRSWAREFAPRILVNTIAPGPTDTPMLGIEQTSAETLAKEAMNPLGRLGRPEEIAAAALFLAGPGSTFMTGQCVSPNGGAAMF; this is encoded by the coding sequence ATGGGTGTGCTCAGCGGAAAACATGCGGTCGTCACCGGCGGCGCCAGCGGCATCGGCCGCGCCATCGCTATCGCCTTCGCCAAGGAAGGCTGCCATGTCACCATTGCCGACTATGCGAGCGATGCGAATATCGCGGTAGCGGTCAAGGCGGCGGGCGGCACGACGACAGGCCGGCGCGTCAATGTGGCGGACGAACCGGACGTCACTCAGCTTTTCGACGCCGTGCGCGAGAGCGGCGGTGTGGATATTGTCGTAAATAGCGCCGGCATACTTGTCGAGAAGCCATTGCTCGAGACAAGCGTCGCCGATTTCGACCGGCAGATCGGCGTCAATCTGAAAGGCGTGTTCCTGGTCGGGCGCGAGGCGCTCAGGCTGATGGTGGCGCAGGATCGCGGCGGACGGGTGATCAATATCGCCTCCGAGCTTGCCTATCTGGGGCGCGAGAACTGCTCGCTCTACTGCGCCTCGAAAGGCGGCGTTCTTTCGATGACGCGATCCTGGGCGCGTGAATTCGCGCCGAGGATCCTGGTCAACACGATCGCCCCCGGACCGACGGATACGCCGATGCTCGGTATCGAGCAAACCTCGGCCGAAACGCTGGCCAAGGAAGCGATGAATCCGCTCGGCCGCCTCGGCCGGCCGGAAGAGATCGCCGCCGCGGCCCTCTTCCTCGCCGGACCCGGCAGCACTTTCATGACCGGCCAATGCGTCAGCCCGAATGGCGGCGCGGCGATGTTCTGA
- a CDS encoding SDR family NAD(P)-dependent oxidoreductase, whose product MGAFDFNGKKVLVTGASHGIGYAVAEGFVRQGADVTILSSTADIQDAARQMAQATGKTVRSEICDITDREQVRKSVGGIGPLDVLINNAGLERLTPMYEEGDEVEKLFARIIEINLVGTYYVTREALIRMPEGSNIIITASVWSKSAAAEFAAYVTSKHGNLGFMRVLAKELGPRKIRVNAVCPGWVKTRAALRSLTEVSERAGIGEDEMLGQILANQALPGLMEPDDVANLYLFLASDLARDITGQAVNVDRGEVMA is encoded by the coding sequence ATGGGGGCTTTTGATTTCAACGGCAAGAAGGTGCTCGTCACCGGGGCAAGCCATGGCATCGGCTATGCCGTTGCCGAAGGTTTCGTGCGCCAGGGCGCCGACGTGACGATCCTCTCCAGCACGGCCGACATTCAGGACGCCGCAAGGCAGATGGCGCAGGCCACCGGCAAGACGGTCAGGTCAGAAATCTGCGACATCACCGATCGCGAACAGGTGCGCAAGTCGGTCGGCGGCATCGGCCCTCTCGATGTGCTCATCAATAATGCCGGGCTTGAGCGGCTCACCCCCATGTATGAGGAAGGCGATGAAGTCGAAAAACTCTTCGCCCGCATCATCGAGATCAATCTCGTCGGCACATATTATGTCACGCGCGAAGCGCTGATCCGCATGCCGGAAGGCTCGAACATCATCATCACCGCCTCGGTCTGGTCGAAGAGTGCCGCCGCCGAATTCGCCGCCTATGTGACGTCCAAGCACGGCAATCTCGGCTTCATGCGTGTGCTCGCCAAGGAGCTCGGACCACGCAAAATCCGGGTGAACGCCGTCTGTCCCGGCTGGGTGAAGACGCGTGCCGCGCTTCGCTCGCTGACCGAGGTCTCCGAGCGCGCCGGCATCGGCGAAGACGAGATGCTGGGCCAGATCCTGGCCAATCAGGCGTTGCCCGGCCTCATGGAGCCCGATGACGTGGCCAATCTTTATCTCTTCCTGGCCTCAGACCTGGCGCGCGACATCACCGGGCAGGCCGTCAATGTCGATCGCGGCGAGGTGATGGCGTGA
- a CDS encoding ABC transporter ATP-binding protein: MSFIRISDVAKEFSTPDGGTIPVVTPLSLDIREGEFVVFVGPSGCGKTTVMRMVGGLETPSAGEIYLKDKRVDGPSRDKGMVFQSYSSFPWLTVFGNIRFGLKYRDDVSAVEKEKIARHYLDLVGLTPFADYTINRISGGMRQRVAIARTLAANPLVLLMDEPFGALDALSRERLQLQLMDLRRAERKTVIFVTHDVDEAVLLADRVVVFSKRPARVLADIPVSATLPEKRGLDILDHSDFRKIRRDVLALIRNEERNMETAE, translated from the coding sequence ATGAGCTTCATCCGCATCAGCGACGTGGCCAAGGAATTCTCCACCCCCGATGGCGGCACGATCCCCGTGGTCACACCGCTCTCGCTCGACATCCGGGAAGGCGAGTTCGTCGTCTTCGTCGGCCCCTCCGGTTGCGGCAAGACCACCGTCATGCGCATGGTGGGCGGGCTCGAGACGCCGAGCGCGGGCGAGATCTATCTCAAGGACAAGCGCGTCGACGGGCCGAGCCGCGACAAGGGAATGGTGTTCCAGTCCTATTCGTCCTTCCCCTGGCTCACCGTGTTCGGCAATATCCGCTTCGGGCTCAAATACCGCGACGATGTCTCGGCGGTCGAGAAGGAGAAGATCGCCCGCCACTATCTCGATCTCGTCGGATTGACGCCCTTCGCCGACTACACGATCAACCGCATCTCGGGCGGCATGCGCCAGCGCGTCGCCATCGCCCGCACGCTCGCCGCCAATCCGCTGGTGCTGCTGATGGACGAGCCTTTCGGCGCCCTCGACGCCCTGAGCCGCGAGCGCCTGCAGCTCCAGCTCATGGATCTGCGCCGGGCCGAGCGCAAGACGGTCATCTTCGTCACTCACGACGTCGACGAAGCGGTGCTGCTCGCCGACCGGGTTGTCGTCTTCTCGAAGCGGCCGGCCCGCGTCCTCGCCGACATTCCGGTCAGCGCCACTCTGCCTGAGAAGCGTGGCCTCGACATTCTCGATCATTCCGATTTCCGCAAGATCCGCCGCGATGTGCTGGCGCTGATCCGCAATGAAGAACGCAACATGGAGACAGCAGAATAA
- a CDS encoding ABC transporter permease, producing the protein MTVTSGESEKPAAERVPTRPARPTAWKDLFTFRAQAQPRLELWLSIAAFLAVLGGWAFVAESGLVQPQILPSPLAVISAWVRLFSDGYIGDIAISVARVWAAFLASAVIAIPLGILMSGYRAVTALLEPIIDFVRYLPVPALVPLTLIWLGIGEGSKVTLLWIGTFFQLILLIADDARRVPKEYIETGRTLGASDSALMKDVLLRAMLPNMVDSLRITLGWCWTYLIVAEIVASSSGIGYELWTARRYGKSPDVFAGILTIGIIGLVSDQAIRFLHRRWFRYLN; encoded by the coding sequence ATGACCGTGACGAGCGGTGAAAGCGAGAAGCCGGCGGCGGAACGCGTTCCCACCAGGCCGGCGCGCCCGACGGCGTGGAAGGATCTCTTCACCTTCCGCGCCCAGGCCCAGCCGCGTCTCGAACTCTGGCTCAGCATCGCCGCCTTCCTGGCGGTGCTGGGCGGCTGGGCGTTCGTCGCCGAGAGCGGACTGGTCCAGCCGCAGATCCTCCCCTCGCCCCTGGCGGTGATCTCGGCCTGGGTGCGCCTCTTTTCCGACGGCTATATCGGCGATATCGCCATCAGCGTCGCGCGCGTCTGGGCGGCGTTTCTCGCTTCCGCCGTCATCGCCATCCCGCTCGGCATATTGATGAGCGGCTATCGCGCCGTCACGGCTCTTCTCGAGCCGATCATCGATTTCGTGCGCTACCTGCCGGTGCCGGCGCTGGTGCCGCTGACCTTGATCTGGCTCGGCATCGGCGAGGGCTCCAAGGTGACGCTGTTGTGGATCGGCACCTTCTTCCAGCTCATCTTGCTCATCGCCGACGACGCCAGGCGGGTCCCTAAGGAATATATCGAGACCGGCCGCACGCTCGGCGCATCCGACTCGGCCCTGATGAAGGATGTGCTGCTGCGCGCCATGCTGCCCAACATGGTCGACAGCCTGCGCATCACACTCGGCTGGTGCTGGACCTATCTCATCGTCGCCGAGATCGTCGCCTCGAGCTCGGGCATCGGCTACGAGCTGTGGACGGCGCGCCGCTACGGCAAATCGCCGGACGTCTTCGCCGGCATCCTGACCATCGGCATCATCGGCCTTGTTTCCGACCAGGCGATCCGCTTCCTGCACCGGCGCTGGTTCCGGTATTTGAATTAG
- a CDS encoding ABC transporter substrate-binding protein has product MLKSFRTLVLCLGTALAVAGFAGGSADAAVGNPQKVTCMYPVWVGFGPVHLANELGYFKEEGIEVEEILDDDMPNAIAAMERGDIDCYLRTVGEYQGLGRRKETQGIIIGTIDLSTGGDGWAADQSIKSVCDLKGKAIAVEPNLPARLIMQMALKKECNLSIKDTVLTDIAAADAIGVFADPKVVAIGTYEPVLSQVVAAHKDRGAHILTSSKDQKDLILDIIMAHTGELKANPDKYVKFLRAIYRAIDYFNANQEAAIPIIAKQFSITADDFKATLPNFRYTPLAEAKEFIGTVDKEGRVYEIFKETMDLNLEFGSSDVKLLPEDHIDRTIINKLQ; this is encoded by the coding sequence ATGCTGAAGTCTTTCAGAACACTCGTACTTTGCCTCGGCACGGCTCTGGCCGTGGCGGGATTTGCCGGCGGGTCGGCCGATGCGGCCGTCGGCAATCCGCAGAAAGTAACCTGCATGTATCCGGTCTGGGTCGGCTTCGGGCCGGTCCATCTCGCCAATGAGCTCGGCTACTTCAAGGAAGAAGGCATCGAGGTCGAGGAAATCCTCGATGACGATATGCCCAATGCGATCGCTGCCATGGAGCGCGGCGACATTGACTGCTATCTGCGCACCGTCGGCGAATATCAGGGCCTCGGCCGGCGCAAGGAAACGCAGGGAATCATCATCGGCACGATCGATTTGTCGACCGGCGGCGATGGCTGGGCGGCAGATCAGTCGATCAAGTCGGTCTGCGATCTCAAGGGCAAGGCCATCGCGGTCGAACCGAACCTGCCGGCGCGCCTCATCATGCAGATGGCGCTGAAGAAGGAATGCAACCTCTCGATCAAGGATACGGTACTGACCGATATCGCGGCGGCCGATGCGATCGGCGTGTTCGCCGATCCCAAGGTCGTGGCGATCGGCACCTATGAGCCGGTGCTGAGCCAGGTCGTCGCCGCGCACAAAGACCGCGGCGCCCATATACTGACCTCGTCAAAGGACCAGAAGGACCTGATCCTCGATATCATCATGGCGCATACCGGAGAGCTCAAGGCCAATCCTGACAAATATGTGAAATTCCTGCGGGCCATTTATCGCGCCATCGACTATTTCAACGCCAATCAGGAAGCGGCGATCCCGATCATCGCCAAGCAATTCTCGATCACCGCCGACGACTTCAAGGCGACCTTGCCGAATTTCCGCTACACGCCGCTCGCCGAAGCGAAGGAGTTCATCGGGACCGTCGACAAGGAAGGCCGCGTCTACGAGATCTTCAAGGAGACCATGGATCTCAATCTCGAATTCGGCTCGTCCGACGTGAAGCTCTTGCCGGAAGACCATATCGACCGGACGATCATCAACAAGCTTCAGTAG
- a CDS encoding LysR family transcriptional regulator: MRQLLDIDLRLIRIFRVIVEAKGLAGAQLVLNLSQSRISTSLAELEARLGARLCRRGRSGFALTEAGRAVYDASHDLFAAVDRFCNEAGTVSLNLRRVVKLGAVDALATNAEMSLARAVGHFREAAPSVQIDFMITGPEELEAQLIAGARDIIIVPSITKRSDLAYLPICAEKQSLYCARGHPLFGEEEKVVERNLAGHAIVARGYLHSQDLKRLGYRQADATVEMMEAQLILILSGGFIGYLPAHYATLWVERGELRCLCDDKFGYDSTFYAVSQRSATENPLLRRFLASFVETKRQRGVLEEVD; encoded by the coding sequence ATGCGCCAGCTGCTCGACATCGATCTCAGGCTCATCCGCATCTTCCGTGTCATTGTCGAAGCCAAGGGATTGGCTGGCGCCCAGCTCGTCCTCAATCTCAGCCAGTCGCGCATATCGACCAGCCTCGCCGAGCTCGAGGCGCGGCTCGGCGCCCGTCTTTGCCGGCGTGGCCGCTCGGGCTTCGCGCTGACGGAGGCCGGGCGCGCCGTCTATGACGCCTCGCATGATCTCTTCGCGGCGGTCGACCGCTTCTGCAACGAGGCCGGCACGGTATCGCTCAATCTGCGTCGGGTGGTGAAGCTCGGCGCCGTCGATGCGCTGGCCACCAATGCGGAGATGTCGCTCGCCCGGGCGGTCGGACATTTCCGCGAGGCCGCCCCCTCGGTGCAGATCGATTTCATGATCACCGGCCCCGAGGAACTGGAAGCGCAGCTCATTGCCGGGGCGCGCGACATCATCATCGTGCCCAGCATCACTAAGCGCTCCGATCTCGCCTATCTGCCGATCTGCGCGGAGAAGCAGTCGCTCTATTGCGCCAGGGGTCATCCGCTCTTCGGCGAGGAGGAAAAGGTTGTGGAGCGCAATCTGGCGGGCCATGCCATCGTCGCGCGCGGCTATCTGCACAGCCAGGATCTGAAGCGGCTCGGCTACCGCCAGGCCGATGCGACGGTGGAAATGATGGAAGCGCAGCTCATCCTTATTTTGAGCGGCGGCTTCATCGGCTATCTACCAGCCCACTATGCGACGCTCTGGGTCGAGCGCGGCGAGCTGCGTTGCCTCTGCGACGATAAATTCGGCTATGACTCGACATTTTATGCGGTGAGCCAGAGAAGCGCCACCGAGAACCCGCTGCTGCGACGCTTCCTCGCCAGTTTCGTGGAAACGAAACGCCAGCGCGGCGTATTGGAGGAGGTTGATTGA